TCTTATTAAAATCCTAGTatagcactttattattattattttattataagatACAGCTCTTAGAATCTTTAGCCCCATCATTTCCAATGTAAGGTTACACAAATGTTGAGGCTGTTATATCCCaggtaggacactgctgctgtacccttgagcaaggtactttacccagattgcaccagtaaaaacccaactgtataaatggataccacaatttgtatgtaaaaataattaattgtacccctgtaagtcgctttgaataaaaacgtctcacaaatacataaaatagtattATTATAAGGTAATAATACTATTTTATGTACTTTACGTCTTACTTTTTGGGAAATTCACTATATTAGTAgttatcatatttaaaaaatgcgtcttgactgctcatgaatatgcatgacagtggcaatttctgaCTACACTCGGCGAGAAAGAGCTCTTGTCAGCCAGGTGAAAACAtcgatcgtagaaataataacacctgtgttggggggggggtcgTATTTAAAATCGTATTTGaatcttttttaaaaatgcaatcgttttaaaaACAGAAGGTTTGTAATAGGAAATTTGGgagattttacattatacagatagggTATAAATCGCTACCGGAGCTCTTTGAATTTCCATGATGCACCGGTTCTACAGGGACGGAAGAAAAGGCGGGGTTGACTAGCTTGTGTATGCTTGTGGTCGGACATCCGGGATCTCATGCACTGTTCCCGTAGCAACCAGCGTCTGGGGTGAAAGTCAGCCGCTGGTTATTCTGGTTTATTGTTCTTGCATTTTTACTGCAACGATTCATACAGGTGAAAAACAGCACCCTTGTATCTTTCATTGTCTGGGTCAAGCTGCAATGCCTTCCCATAGCAATCGATAGCTTGTGGTTTCTCGTTTCTGAGTTGATACGCTGAACCCAAGGTCATGTGGCTGTATTGATTGATTCGattcttgtatttaaaaaaaaagtagagaTAAGAGTAtgaacataaaatacaaaatattgaaaaagaCACCTAATCGAAACTTGAATGtcaatttcttttagtatttcttaaggGAGAGCATATTATAAGGACACATTTGTGAAACGTTTATACAGGATAACATTTCATTTTGTGATCTCAGCAGctgacttgattttttttttcttcagaaaataaAGACTGCACTCTCTTAGACGCCTACTAGGTCTGCATCAGTTAGTAAAATCATCACTTGTCACTTTTCAAGAAGTCAAATCACAtcacataattaaaacaaaataccatTATTGATTAAATATTTCTTTAATAATTAAAAGCATATAAGCAATGACAGAGGTCAGTTAATTTTCTATTAGTCAATTCATATCACAGTAGaacaaagaaccattttaaatgaTATAATTAATCTCTATAATGATTAAAAGCTAGTAAACAATGATGAATATCAGTGGTTCAATCCACATAACATAATTAGGACATAGTATCATTTTCAATTATACATTTTGCTTTAATATGCAAAAACGATGAGTGTTGTCATGTCACAatcagaaaataacaaaacaggGATACAAAGAAATATTCCCACCACTGTCATTGAATTTTAATTTCttttagtacagtattttttaagGTAGAGAATATTATAGGGACACATTTGTGAAATgtttatacagtgcatttttcaCTGCAATGTTACATGCAGGTCAGAAATAGCACTCTTGTATCTTGCATTGCCTGGGTCAAACTGCAATGCCTTCTCATAGCACTTGATAGCTTGTGGTATCTCGTCTCTGAGTTGATGAGCTGAACCCAAAATGGCAAAGCCTTCTGCATCATGTGGATTCTTTGCAATATGTTTTTCAGCAATTCTTTTTACCTTAGCATAACATTGATTGCCTCGTGAAGATTTATTTTGGATCTGTAACCCAATTTTATAGTGTTTAATAGCATCAGGCTCTGATTTTTTTCTGATAATACTGGAAGCTCCCAAAACAAAGATGTAATCCCTGTATATAATCAAGCCAGGTAATTGGCATGTCAAATAATCTCTGATATATATCTTCGGCTTGTGTCATGTTGTTGGATTCTGCATACATTTGTGCCAGATCTAACTGAGCTTGAATTTTTGATGGTTTCATCCGATGATTTCACAAATTCCTCAGCCTCTTTCGGGTCTTGATTCCACTGGCCCTGGAATTTACAGATTTTGGATCTGTAGGCAAGTCCTAATTGATAGTGTAGAGAATATGAATCTGGAGCTGCTTGCAACGCCTCTTTTAATATCTCCAAGGATTTGTCTGGACAgccattttttctgaaaaaacttcCTCCATGTCCAGCAACCTGGGGATTATCAGGTGACAGCTTGAGAGCTTGATTCACTAATTCCAGGGCTTCCTCATTTTGTTCCTCATAACGCTTCAGTTTCATTGCCAGGTGTACCATGAGAACTGGGTTTTCTGGATCTAGCTCTAGAGCATGTTTTAACTGTTTTAGTGCAACTGAATCTGCAGCACAAACTGAAGGTCCAAACATTTCAAGGCGGTACAGCACAATGGCATAATCAGCATTCCACCCCTTCTCATTGGGCTCTTCTTCAAGAACCCTTTCAAAACATTCTTTTGCTATCTTATAATGTTTCTCGTCACAAACCTTCAAAAAGGACCATCCCTTTTCTCCATACACAGCAGGAAAGAGGACACTGTAGCGGGAGGCTGTGTTGCTGAACTTCTTGCAAATGTCCTCCAGCTTCTCCAGGTAGTTCTCAGCTTTGGTAAGCTCACCCATGTGATAGTATACCCAGGCAAAGTTTCCATAAGTAACAATGACCAGCTTCTCAAATTCATCTTCATGGTCCTTCTTTATTATCTCTTCAGCTTGTTCTAGATATTTCAGGGCTTCTTCATTAAAACCTTTCAGGTGCTTCATATAAGCAAGGTAATTGTAGAGTTTTCCCTTATATTTCTCCAGGGAGAATTTAATATTTTCATGTATCGTCATTTCCAAATCCTTAATCTTAATTTCTTCCTTTTTCAAACCCCATGTGAAGTGACACTCTAGTTGAAACAATTTGCCACACAGGATATTTTGTGAGCTGTAAATTACAAGACATCAAGATGAcaatgaaataaaatattatgATAACAATTTCCAGACGAAAGAAGTATTTGATATTAACTATATTGACATTGTTGTACAGAATCCATGTGTTGTTATGTATATGGATCTCTGAAAGCTGCTTACACACTGAGCCCCCAGACAGACCTGCtactatacatttataaaactaaaCTAGTCAAAATCCTGAGATGGAGATTTACCCCCAAACCCTGTAATTTACAAGTAATTTacactaacattaaaaaaaaaatgtttttgaaatgtaacttgctaatttttttttccctctgattTAGTTTTAGTAGATATACCTAAAGTACGCTATGTAAAAGTGAGCATGATTACCTATTAAAAGTACACAGGATTTATGATGCATATTAATGAAGCTATTAACATtgaaatcatattattattattattattattattattattattattattattattattattattattattattattatcaacatGTCGTTTATAAAAGTGTGAGCCTTTAATCATTTTTCCATAGCTGTGCCCTACAAAGTTTAAGCAGGAAACTAAGTATGTTACACATAGCAACCATAAATATTGTTTACTTATTGCACTGTGAACACGGAAACCTCACGGAATAGCTTCTGTCTTTATTCTGATCTGCTGAGGCTGAAGTGAGCACAGTACTGTTTGCATTCAATTTAAAGGGAACCCACTGAAGCCGTGCTCTGACCAAAGCATCCAGAAACGAAACTGGAAAGTGATACCAGTCAACattagaacaacaacaaaaaaaaacggaAACAGCAGATTAGCTGGTGCTGTGTGAGTCACTGCTTGTTTTGGAATGTTGCCAGGTTTAGGTTCTTGAGGAAACAGGAGGCCGAACCACTGCCTGAGTTCAAAATGAATTTATAAAGAAATAATGTGTCTGCATAAAGAAGTGTTCACTGTATCCGTAGATGAGACCAAACTGGATGCAATTATATCGCATGTTCTTTATTgtacacagaaaaacaaatacaatgatgTGAATATATAAACATTGCATATTTCTGGGCTTCATTAAAACTTTTCAGGTACTTCACATAAGAAATGTAATTGTTGAGTTTTCCCTTATATTTTACCAGAGAGAATTTAATATTTTCATGTATCCTCATTTCCAAATAGTTACTAttaatttcttcttttttcaaaTCCCATGTGAAGTGACACTCTAGTTGAAGCAGTTTGTGGCGCAGGGTATTTTGTGAGCTGTAAGAAATTACAAGATATCAAGATGATAATGAAATTCAATATTATGATAATATTTTACAGAAGAAATACATAGCCTATTTGATAATAACTATATTGACATTCCTGTACAGAATCCATGTGCTGAAAGCTGCTTACACACTGAGCCCCAGGCAGACTAGCTTTCATTTGCTTTGAAAATGAAACATCGCTTTGACATAGAACAACAGTGTTGTTGTATCAAACTCGAAGGTATAGTAACCACAGCTTTAGTAGGAAGTGATTTTTAAActaaatttgttaataaaatccatCTGTTAatactttgaaattgagtcgatgacgtcgttaatgaacgcattaaaaattaattgtcgcaggtcacgtacatcactttcTGTCTCatcgactagataaggggaactcattAATCAAAAATCATGTTAACGCGATCaagaaaatgaatggaagcataattcactgttatggaaactagtACTAGTGTTAAGGGAGGCGGCTCGctgcattgcaaatccgcaatcacctaatGAAACTGTACTGTAATAGCTAATGACGTTGTTTTCTGTACCAATATTTCATTAGTTACTcttaggtttttcttttttacacagagaattgtgagggtctggaaccaactccccagtaatgttgttgaagtgacaccctgggatccttcaagaagctgcttgatgagattctgggatcaatagctactaacaaccaaacgagcaagaatggcctcctctagtttgtaaactttcttatgttattattattattatttgtttatttagcagacgcctttatccaaggcgacttacagagactagggtgagtgaactatgcatcagctgtagagtcacttacaactacgtctcacccgaaagacggagcacaaggaggttagctcagggtcacacaatgagtcagtggctgaggtgggatttgaaccggggaccttctggttacaagccccttttctttaaccactggaccacacagcctccttacttaCCGTTACGTAGTGCTgagacgaacacaggattttcatgttcagatatttgctcagaatttaaatatttgtttggttATTTGTTCGTttccaaaaagtaataaaagccattatattgctcagaatgcaggcagagatAGCATAGCAGCAGGGACAGGGGGCGTggcttctgtgtgtgtgcgcctttTTTATATAGCAAGACGTTACAGTAtcacgttaaagtagaaaaatatcccaggagtaaagaatatgttgtgtagacctactttaccccagtgaattactgtaactacaaaacaaaggaaaccaaatagcagttcaagttaaacgttgttttgttattcccgaaataaatagtacataaagttgacaccagattttatttattttatttactttttttcattccttgccattgctgtttcttcaaagTAAATTTCATAGACACGTTTTCCTAAAGAATAACATGAAGTTTACTTGTGTCTTTTTGTAGGTGAACAaacaaacgaaaactgaaatgtaactttaaacacttcaataaA
The sequence above is a segment of the Acipenser ruthenus chromosome 7, fAciRut3.2 maternal haplotype, whole genome shotgun sequence genome. Coding sequences within it:
- the LOC117414736 gene encoding interferon-induced protein with tetratricopeptide repeats 1B-like, whose protein sequence is MTIHENIKFSLEKYKGKLYNYLAYMKHLKGFNEEALKYLEQAEEIIKKDHEDEFEKLVIVTYGNFAWVYYHMGELTKAENYLEKLEDICKKFSNTASRYSVLFPAVYGEKGWSFLKVCDEKHYKIAKECFERVLEEEPNEKGWNADYAIVLYRLEMFGPSVCAADSVALKQLKHALELDPENPVLMVHLAMKLKRYEEQNEEALELVNQALKLSPDNPQVAGHGGSFFRKNGCPDKSLEILKEALQAAPDSYSLHYQLGLAYRSKICKFQGQWNQDPKEAEEFVKSSDETIKNSSSVRSGTNVCRIQQHDTSRRYISEII